Genomic DNA from Peribacillus simplex NBRC 15720 = DSM 1321:
CGTTAGAGCCGGATCACGTTATTGCAGTAGCAACCACGGCAGGAAATACGAAAAAATTATCGCGTTCCACTCTGACGGGGGTGTATTGGGGAATAGGCCATACATGTACGCTGTTTCTTATAGGGATGCTGTTCATTTGGATGAAAGGGGAAATTCCGGAGTCGTTAAGCATGACGCTGGAATTTGGCGTTGGTATTATGCTTGTTATGCTAGGGGCGAAAAATTTGTTTAAAAATCGCCATAATATCACGAACGATAAAGTTCGATTTCGTCCTTTTGTGGTGTCTGCTTTAATTGGGTTCGTCCATGGTCTCGCGGGCAGTGCCGCAATGGTCATCCTAACGATGTCGACCGTAACCGGTATAGGCGAAGGATCCATTTATATTATTATATTTGGCGCAGGGACTATTATTGGCATGTTGTGCTTTACAACTTTACTAGGCATACCGTTTGCTTTGAATGGAAAAGACATCGTTTTAAACCGAATATTCATCAAACTGGCAGGAGCTATAAGTTTTGCATTCGGACTTTATTATATATACAAATTGGGTGTAGCAGAAGGCTTGTTTGCGCTCTGGGCTAATTGATTTACTTTATAAGCATGACTGTAATCTCAGGCTGTCTGTAACCCATAGACAGTCTCTTTTATATTTATTAATTCATCAATTCTCAGAAAAAAAGGGCCACAACTGACAAAAGGCTTGTCTTAATGGGCATTCTTCAATGGACATGTCCATGTAAATTTCGGGGTATATTGTAACTGATATGAATCTCTAATTATTATTCTGCAATAATGTTTCAAGGTTTATTATTATCTGTAGATGGAGGATAGGATAGGATAGGATAGACATATATAATAAGACCCTATGACACTGCTAAGCCATTTTTTTAGGAATGGTAGTGTCATAGGAGCCTTTTTTTAAAAAAAAGTCACGAAAACGAGGTTTTGCTGTAGCCGCTAGGCAGATATACGTTTATTTCTCCTTTGGAGAATCCATATTTCAATTGCACCCGAGCCAAGCAATACTCCTGAAACAATGAAGATAAGTCCAATGAAATGTGCAGGCACGATGGCTTCATTAAGGAAAAATGCTGCCCCTAACAAAGAGAATAAGGTGTTTAAGTTAAGAAATATGGATGATTCAGCTGCGCCTACCTTACCAATGGCATAATTATAGCTCATGTGCCCCAGGGCAGTGGCAAAAATAGCGGAGAATAAGAAAGCTCCCCAGATGGATGGCGGTGCTGTTGCCAGCGAAGATAAGCCCTCTGGTTCCTTCCATAAGCTGATGGCAAAAAGAATAAAAGACCCGATAAGCATCATGTAGCCGGTTAGTAATCGTGGATCCATTGTTTTTGAGGCTTTATTAATGAGTATGAAGCTCAATGCCTGTGAAAGAATGGAAAGTAAAATATCCACATCTCCCAGATTAATAGAATGAAGTCCTCCACTTCCTGCCATAACGGTAAAACTCACACCTAAAGCACCGCATATAAAGCCAAGAAGCCGGATTAAAGTGGGTTTTTTACGAAAGAATATCATGGTCAAGATGACCGTCAATATTGGCCCCATGCCCAAAATCAGTCCAGCATTCGAGGCGGAAGTCTTCGTCAATCCCTCAGCTAAAAAATAATGATGAAAAACGACACTCAAAAATGCTCCTCCAAAAACGTAAAAAAGTTCACTTTTTTTAGGAAGACGTATTAATCCAAAGAAGAAAAGGATAATAATGACTATAAGGGATGCAGTAAAAATTCTCAAAGAAGTTATTGTTACGGGCTGCGTATTCGCAACTAAAATTTTAATAACTGAGACATTTAACCCCCATGTGATCATTATTCCGGTAAGTAAGATGTATATTCTCAAAAAACTCATTCCAAACAACCTTTCAAACTTATTTAACAATTGATATATTATACAACTTTCTCCAAATTAATAGCAAAGAGTAAAATTTGATTGAAATCCATAGGATGAAAAATCAGAAATTATTAATCATTAATAAAAAGGGAAGAAATAACCCCTTCCACTTACCTTAATATGGTTTTTTTATCATAAATTTAGCTGAAATATAATATGAAAAACATTAAATAAAAATAAAATTACAAATTATCAAACTTTTCTATTGTTTTTGGTAGGGTTTTCATTTACAATTTCCTTATGATTTACCAAACCGGTTTAGTAACTAACTAAATCGATTTAGCAATGAAGCAATGAAAGTGATATGATCAAATGTTTTTGTTTTTATTTGTGATTGTTCGAAAGAAGGAGGTACTGTATTGTCATCAAAATATGGTGTTTTAACGCTGGGCGACGCCATGATTACGCTAAATCCCGAAGAGACAGGACCTTTAAGATTCGTTACCCGTTTTGAGCGAAAGGTAGGAGGCGCTGAACTGAATTTTGCGATTGGCTGTGCAAGGCTTGGCATGCGGGCAAAATGGATAAGCCGTTTAGGCAAGGACGAGTTCGGTAAAGTTATATATAATTTCGCTCGTGGGGAAGGCGTGGACATGAGTGATGTTGCCTATGTAAATGGATATCCAACATCTCTTAACTTTAAAGAAATTCGGGAAGATGGTTCCGGAAAGACATTTTATTACCGCTACCAATCTCCTATTTTAACTTTATTGCCGGGAGATATAACAGAGAAGATGTTTGAAGAGATTGATATAGTCCACCTTACTGGAGTATTTTTGGCTATAGATCCCAAAAATGTGGATATTGCCAAGAGGGTAATGGAGATTGCAAAACAAAAAAATATACCTGTTTCTTTTGATCCGAATATCCGCTTAAAGCTATGGTCCATCGAGGAAGCTAGATCAGTTTATTATAATATTTTTCCATATGTTGATATTTTGCTTACAGGTTTAGATGAAATAAGATTGATCATCGGAACTGACTCTAAAGAATTATTGGCGGAATTCGCAAAGGTGAATGATATTGAACAGCTTGTCATCAAGGACGGGAAACATGGTTCAAAACTATATACCAAAAATGAATGGCATGAAAAAGAAGCCTTCCCTGTTATACCTGTAGATACTGTTGGTGCGGGAGATGGTTATGATGCCGGTTATATTTACGGATATCTTCATGGCTTATCAATTGATGAAAGATTGACATTCGCAAATGGTGTAGGAGCTCTTGTCACCACTGTTGCAGGGGACAATGAAGGATTACCATATTTGGATGAAGTAAAGCCTTTCATACAGAATGAGGCTGTTATAGAAAGATAGATGACTGAAAGAAATGAGGGGAGAAAATGGCAACAGTAACGATACAAGCCGAGGAAGCAAAACGATTAGTCATACAACAGCTGACCAAAGTGGGTTTAAATGAAGAAAATGCAGGAAAAATCGCGGAAGTATTGGTTCATGCCGATCTCAGAAATGTCAATTCCCATGGTGTTTTGCGAACAGAGCATTATGTGAACCGTTTACAGGCAGGAGGCATAAATCCCGATGCACAGATTTCCTTTCAAAAGACAGGGCCTGTTACCGGTGTAGTTGATGGAGATGATGGTTTTGGGCATGTGATTGGCGACGTGGCCATGGACCATGCAATCGAAATGGCCCGAAATAATGGCGTGGGCATGGTGACTGCTGTTAATAGCAGCCATTGCGGAGCACTAAGCTATTTCGTTCAAAAAGCTGCTGATGCAAAGTTGATTGGCATCGCGATGTCACATACCGATAAAATTGTGGTCCCGTTCGGAGGAAAAACATCATTTCTTGGTACAAACCCAATCGCTTACGGAGTTCCTGCCAAAACGAAGAAACCCTTTATTCTTGATATGGCAACATCCAATGTTGCGCTGGGGAAAATCCTCCAGGCACGCGAAGAAGGAAAGGAAATCCCTGAAGGATGGGGAGTGGATGAAAATGGAGCTCCGGTCACAGACCCGAATAAAGTCGTCTCTCTTTCCACTTTCGGAGGCCCGAAAGGCTATGGTCTATCTGTAATTGTAGATGTGTTTTCTGGATTATTGGCCGGTGCGGCATTTGGCCCGCACATTGGGAAAATGTATGACGATCTTGATAAGAAACGGAAGCTGGGACATTATTTTTGTGTAATTAATCCTTCGTTCTTTACGGATACTGATATATTTTTAGAGCAAATGGATCAAATGATCGAAGAGCTGCAACAGGTTGAACCTGCTCCAGGGTTCGATCGGGTATATGTACCAGGTGAGATTGAACAAATCAATGAAGAAAAAAACCTGAAACAAGGTATTACGATAGCATCAAGTGTTTATGAATTTCTTACAAAGTAGGTGGAAAAATGAAAGCGGTTCAAGTACGGAAAGCTCATGAACTTATCATTCAAGAAGTGGAAAAACCCCGGATTTCGAATTCGACGGATGTCCTTGTAAAAGTAAAAAGAGTCGGAATTTGTGGATCGGATATGCATATTTACCATGGTACTAATCCTCTTGCAACGCTGCCGCGGGTCGTTGGGCATGAAGTAGCAGGAGAAGTTGTGGAGATAGGTCAAGGTGTTGCCAACATAAAAGTGGGGGACCACGTTGTTGTTGAGCCTATCAGTTATTGCGGAGAGTGTTACGCTTGCCGTAAAGGTCGCCAAAATGTTTGTGAAAAACTTTCCGTTTTTGGCGTGCATGAAGATGGTGGGATGAGGGAATGGTTCGTCCTTCCCGAGAAACAATTACATGTTGTGGATTCCGCTTTAGCCTGGGAAGAAATAGTATTGGCTGAGCCATACACAATTGGCGCACAGGCCGTTTGGAGAGGCGAAGTGGAGGAAGGGGAAACCGTTCTTATCCAGGGAGCTGGGCCTATTGGAATTTGCATATTAAAGATGGCAAAGCTTCAAGGAGCATCAGTGATGATCACGGATTTAAGTTATGAGCGTTTGGAATTCGCTAAAGAAAGCGGCGCCGATATCATCGTCCATGCGGGAAAAGAAGATGTTCAAAAACGAGTAGAAGAATGGACGAATGGCGAAGGTGCCAACGTCGTCATTGATGCAGTATGCTTGCCGACGACATTTGAATTGTCCTTTGATGTTGTGTCAACGGCGGGGCGGATTGTGGTACTCGGTTTTGATGAACGTCCTTCATCGGTTTCCCAGCTACCAATCACTAAAAAGGAAGTATCTGTGAAAGGATCTAGATTGCAAACCGACCAGTTTCCAAAAGTGGTTAAACTTTTGAATGAAGGCAAACTCAGACATGAAGGTTTAGTTACCCATACATTTTCGCTCGATGATATCCAGGAAGCATTTAATTTTGTTGAAAATCATCCCGAACAAGTTCGAAAAGCGATCATCGTTTTTAATTAAGGGGGTAGGAAACATGGATAAACATTCAATCATACATCAAATAACGGAAACGAAAGTTGTTGCAGTTATCCGGGGACAGGATGCAAAGGAGGCGGCACAACTGTCTAAAGCAGCTGTGGAAGGTGGTGTTCGGGCAATCGAATTGACGTATACAACACCGGGAATTGAAGAAGCTTTCAAAGAACTGCAAAATACGGATGCACTTTTAGGAGCAGGATCGGTACTTGATTCTGAAACGGCACGACATGCGATTTTAGCTGGCGCCAATTTCATCGTCAGTCCCTATTTTGTCAATGACGTAGCAGAACTCTGTAATCGATACGGCATTCCCTATATGCCTGGATGCATGACAATTAGAGAAATGGCTACGGCATTGGAAGCGGGCTGTGATGTTTTAAAGTTATTTCCGGCAAACCATTTCGAACCTTCTTTCATCAAGTCAGTTAATGGTCCACTGCCCAATGTAAGGATCATGCCAACCGGCGGAATTAATTTGGATAACATGAAGGACTGGCTTAATGGAGGCGCGGTAGCAATCGGGATCGGCAGTGACTTGAACAAAGCCTATCAGAATGGCGGCTATGAGGCCGCAGTGGAGTTAAGCAGAAAATACATGCAGAAAATTGCGGAATGATGGAGGTGCATGATGAACATTACATTTAGATGGTACGGGAAAGACAATGATACTGTTACATTGGAGCACATTAAACAGATTCCCGGAGTGAAAGGGATTGTCTGGGCACTACACCAAAAACCTGTTGGTGAGGTATGGGAAAAGGAAGAAATTAAAGAAGAAATCGAGTATATCCAATCATTTGGTTTTCACACGGATGTCGTAGAAAGTGTAAATGTCCATGAATCGATTAAATTGGGTAACGAAGAACGCATGATCTATATAGAGAAATACAAAGAGACGATCAGGAATCTTTCGGAAGCTGGAGTGAAAGTCATTTGTTATAACTTCATGCCGATCTTTGATTGGACTCGGACGGAAATGTTCCATCCTTTGGAAGATGGCTCAACTGCCCTGTTTTATGAAAAGGCGAAAGTGGATACGTTAGATCCGCAAGATTTAATTCGTACTGTAACGGAAGCTTCTGATTTAACTTTGCCAGGTTGGGAACCAGAAAAAATGGATCAAATCTCTGAATTATTTGAAGCTTACAAAACTGTGGACGAAGAGCAGCTATGGGCGAATCTGGAAATATTCCTAAAAGAAATATTACCTGTTGCCGAGGCTTGCGGTATAAAAATGGCAATACACCCGGATGATCCGCCATGGTCCATTTTTGGCTTGCCAAGAATCATCACCGGAGAGTCGAGCTATGAAAAACTGATCTCGATTTCGGATTCACCATCGAATGCGTTCACCATGTGTACAGGCTCGATGGGGGCAAACCCTGAAAATGATATGGTCCAGGTGGCTAAAAAGTATGCAAACCGTTCGCCTTTCTCCCATATAAG
This window encodes:
- a CDS encoding urease accessory protein UreH; translated protein: MSLVSILSLGFLLGIKHSLEPDHVIAVATTAGNTKKLSRSTLTGVYWGIGHTCTLFLIGMLFIWMKGEIPESLSMTLEFGVGIMLVMLGAKNLFKNRHNITNDKVRFRPFVVSALIGFVHGLAGSAAMVILTMSTVTGIGEGSIYIIIFGAGTIIGMLCFTTLLGIPFALNGKDIVLNRIFIKLAGAISFAFGLYYIYKLGVAEGLFALWAN
- a CDS encoding DMT family transporter; translation: MSFLRIYILLTGIMITWGLNVSVIKILVANTQPVTITSLRIFTASLIVIIILFFFGLIRLPKKSELFYVFGGAFLSVVFHHYFLAEGLTKTSASNAGLILGMGPILTVILTMIFFRKKPTLIRLLGFICGALGVSFTVMAGSGGLHSINLGDVDILLSILSQALSFILINKASKTMDPRLLTGYMMLIGSFILFAISLWKEPEGLSSLATAPPSIWGAFLFSAIFATALGHMSYNYAIGKVGAAESSIFLNLNTLFSLLGAAFFLNEAIVPAHFIGLIFIVSGVLLGSGAIEIWILQRRNKRISA
- a CDS encoding sugar kinase, whose translation is MSSKYGVLTLGDAMITLNPEETGPLRFVTRFERKVGGAELNFAIGCARLGMRAKWISRLGKDEFGKVIYNFARGEGVDMSDVAYVNGYPTSLNFKEIREDGSGKTFYYRYQSPILTLLPGDITEKMFEEIDIVHLTGVFLAIDPKNVDIAKRVMEIAKQKNIPVSFDPNIRLKLWSIEEARSVYYNIFPYVDILLTGLDEIRLIIGTDSKELLAEFAKVNDIEQLVIKDGKHGSKLYTKNEWHEKEAFPVIPVDTVGAGDGYDAGYIYGYLHGLSIDERLTFANGVGALVTTVAGDNEGLPYLDEVKPFIQNEAVIER
- the allD gene encoding ureidoglycolate dehydrogenase, producing MATVTIQAEEAKRLVIQQLTKVGLNEENAGKIAEVLVHADLRNVNSHGVLRTEHYVNRLQAGGINPDAQISFQKTGPVTGVVDGDDGFGHVIGDVAMDHAIEMARNNGVGMVTAVNSSHCGALSYFVQKAADAKLIGIAMSHTDKIVVPFGGKTSFLGTNPIAYGVPAKTKKPFILDMATSNVALGKILQAREEGKEIPEGWGVDENGAPVTDPNKVVSLSTFGGPKGYGLSVIVDVFSGLLAGAAFGPHIGKMYDDLDKKRKLGHYFCVINPSFFTDTDIFLEQMDQMIEELQQVEPAPGFDRVYVPGEIEQINEEKNLKQGITIASSVYEFLTK
- a CDS encoding zinc-binding alcohol dehydrogenase family protein: MKAVQVRKAHELIIQEVEKPRISNSTDVLVKVKRVGICGSDMHIYHGTNPLATLPRVVGHEVAGEVVEIGQGVANIKVGDHVVVEPISYCGECYACRKGRQNVCEKLSVFGVHEDGGMREWFVLPEKQLHVVDSALAWEEIVLAEPYTIGAQAVWRGEVEEGETVLIQGAGPIGICILKMAKLQGASVMITDLSYERLEFAKESGADIIVHAGKEDVQKRVEEWTNGEGANVVIDAVCLPTTFELSFDVVSTAGRIVVLGFDERPSSVSQLPITKKEVSVKGSRLQTDQFPKVVKLLNEGKLRHEGLVTHTFSLDDIQEAFNFVENHPEQVRKAIIVFN
- a CDS encoding bifunctional 2-keto-4-hydroxyglutarate aldolase/2-keto-3-deoxy-6-phosphogluconate aldolase, translating into MDKHSIIHQITETKVVAVIRGQDAKEAAQLSKAAVEGGVRAIELTYTTPGIEEAFKELQNTDALLGAGSVLDSETARHAILAGANFIVSPYFVNDVAELCNRYGIPYMPGCMTIREMATALEAGCDVLKLFPANHFEPSFIKSVNGPLPNVRIMPTGGINLDNMKDWLNGGAVAIGIGSDLNKAYQNGGYEAAVELSRKYMQKIAE
- the uxuA gene encoding mannonate dehydratase, with the protein product MNITFRWYGKDNDTVTLEHIKQIPGVKGIVWALHQKPVGEVWEKEEIKEEIEYIQSFGFHTDVVESVNVHESIKLGNEERMIYIEKYKETIRNLSEAGVKVICYNFMPIFDWTRTEMFHPLEDGSTALFYEKAKVDTLDPQDLIRTVTEASDLTLPGWEPEKMDQISELFEAYKTVDEEQLWANLEIFLKEILPVAEACGIKMAIHPDDPPWSIFGLPRIITGESSYEKLISISDSPSNAFTMCTGSMGANPENDMVQVAKKYANRSPFSHIRNVKIYENGDFVETSHHTQDGSINIQGVVEELNKQNYTGYVRPDHGRHIWGEVCRPGYGLYDRALGIMYLLGLWDAYEAGKSGVES